A genomic window from Silene latifolia isolate original U9 population chromosome 11, ASM4854445v1, whole genome shotgun sequence includes:
- the LOC141612172 gene encoding putative transcriptional regulatory protein At2g25830, producing the protein MSTPSSSSLKALTTILNRTASTTLQSTSFCFSSSPLSHWNYLVHKRLLSSSSSSIWASKLPLSSHDFQYNSSVSVRKFWTFSPLCMGRRSCKIADRKGAQNLKRAKLCSKIGKQVVSAIKKGGPNPASNSFLLTILEKAKELDVPKDIIERNIKRASEKGQDAYIEKSYEVYGYGGVGFVVEVSTDKLTRTVPFIREVVKNCGGKMADSGSVMFRFRRARIVNVKVDDAEKDQLLEIALDAGAEDVIEPSDDIDDSDEDQSVRYYKIVSEPENYSAILSKLRDEGIKFETDNGLELLPVTPIEVDDEAMELNKELMSQLLELDDVDAVYTDQK; encoded by the exons ATGAGCACACCTTCATCTTCTTCACTCAAAGCACTTACTACCATTCTCAACAGAACTGCATCAACTACATTGCAATCCACTTCTTTCTGTTTCTCCTCTTCCCCTCTCTCTCACT GGAATTATTTGGTACATAAAAGACTGTTATCATCCTCATCTTCAAGCATATGGGCATCAAAATTACCCTTATCATCTCATGATTTCCAATACAATTCAAGTGTTTCTGTGAGAAAGTTTTGGACTTTCTCTCCCCTTTGCATGGGTCGGCGTTCTTGTAAGATTGCTGATAGAAAG GGGGCTCAAAATCTTAAGAGAGCGAAGCTGTGCTCAAAAATTGGCAAGCAAGTTGTTTCTGC TATCAAGAAAGGAGGCCCTAATCCTGCTTCCAATTCCTTTCTTCTTACTATACTAGAGAAAGCCAAGGAACTTGATGTCCCCAAGGATATAATTGAACGAAATATTAAGAGAGCATCAGAGAAGGGACAGGATGCCTATATTGAGAAATCCTATGAG GTTTACGGATATGGTGGAGTAGGGTTTGTTGTTGAGGTTTCAACAGACAAGTTAACCAGAACAGTGCCATTTATCCGAGAGGTGGTGAAGAACTGTGGTGGCAAGATGGCAGATTCAGGTTCTGTCATGTTTAGATTTAGACGTGCACGGATAGTTAACGTGAAAGTCGATGACGCCGAAAAGGATCAGCTTCTTGAAATAGCTCTGGATGCAGGCGCTGAAGATGTGATTGAACCCTCAGATGATATAGATGACTCAGATGAAGATCAGTCAGTTAG ATACTATAAAATTGTAAGCGAACCGGAAAATTATTCTGCTATACTGTCAAAACTACGTGATGAGGGAATAAAATTTGAGACTGATAATGGTCTTGAACTACTTCCAGTAACTCCAATTGAG GTGGATGACGAAGCCATGGAGTTGAACAAGGAGCTGATGTCTCAACTGCTTGAACTTGATGATGTCGATGCAGTTTATACTGACCAGAAATAA